The region GGAGCGAACCTGCACTTAACGCTCCCTCCTCCCCCCACCGCGACGAAGCACTCTGCTTTCGAACTCGTCGACCGCTCTCTGCATGCGCTTGTTCTCCCCTCTCCTCCTGGGAGAGAGGCAAGGGTGAGGGCTTGCCGCAGCGTCAGTCCTTATCGCGCCGCGCCTGCCTGCGCCGGCCAAGCTCATTCAAACAAGATGCCCTCGCAACCGCCGCAGTGTCATTCATCCCTTCTGGCTGCGTCGCTTCCAGAATTCGGAAGAGGTCACGACGGGAGTCACTTCGAAATCGACCAGATCATTCCAATTGGAGATCCACGTATCGAGTAACTACGGGCTCGCAGATTCCATGATTTGGAAACAAATTGTGCCGCCTGGATTAAGCCAACTGGCGACATAGTTGAGACCATCCGGCGTCAGGCGTCCCATCTTGCGATAGCGTTCGCCGACCGGAGCGATGTCGCCGTTCTTGAAGCGTTCAATAACCATGTAAAGCATAGACCTACAATAGCGGGATTTAAGGCGGCGGCCAAGCCTGAACGCTTCCGGGCTCGCTCCTGCCAGGCCACCCTAAGTTCAAGCAGGGGAATGCATTATCTTGCTCAGTAAGTGCGAGTACCCAGCCGGCAGGACAGGTTCGACAATTTTCCTGTTACCTTTTGGCAGCGAATTCTGTCTCTTATGCAGGTGAATGATTATGCCAGTCGATTCTGGGAGCTTTTGGAGTGCGAGCATCAACGGGCGCGCGCCTATTGCCTGCGCCTGGTGGGCAATACCGATGACGGCGACGACGTGTATCAGGATGCAATCATGAAAGCCTACCGCGGCTTCGCAGCGTTACGTGATACTGCGGTGTTCCGGCCGTGGCTGTACCGCATCATCAACAATACCTATCGCGATCGATTTGCCAGCCCGTGGTGGCGGCGCGTGCTGGCGGGTGTTTACGATCTGGAGTCGGCGGCTGGTGGCGAAGATCCCTCGCACCAATACGATGCCCGCCGGCGTGTGGCGTATGCGCTGGACGCTCTCAGCGCGGAGGAACGGATTCTGGTGACGTTGGCGGAACTCGAGGGCTGGAAAATTTCAGAGCTGGCCGGCCTGCTGACAACGAACGAGGCGGTGGTCAAGATGCGCCTGTCGCGGGCGCGAGGCAAAATGCGCGAACGCCTGCTGAAACTGGGCCGCAAACGTGGAGTGACCCTGATGAACGGAGAAATCGAACAGCTATGCTGTGCTACCAAGCCCGAAAAAGATTAGAGGCCTTCCGCTGGGATCCGGCCCAATATCGCGCGGATCAAGAGCTGCTGGAGCACCTGAAGTCGTGTGCCGCGTGTACCGGCCTGATCGCAGCGGAACAAGCGTTGCGGCAAGACCTTGAAGAACTACAACGTGTCGAGCCGGCCGCTCCACTTCCGTTGGAAATCATGCGGCAAAAAGTTGAAACTACCCACACCTTCAGGCGCCCGGCCGCACCGGCCCTGCGGCGGCGCCTGGCATTGATCGCGGCCGCGGCCGCTGTGGTCCTCCTGGCGATCGTACCCTTCAATGTGCGTGAAAAAGTCGGCTACGAAATCGCCATCAACGGTGTCGGCAAGGATGTCGCCTTGAACCAGGAGAAAGCGTCCTCATTGCTGGATGCCCTCGGTATGGAGAAAGGCGAGGCCGAAAGCTTGCTCGACTCGCTCGGCGTCAAGCAAATCCAGTTCTCCGTCGGCGAGTGCAGCGAGACCTGCAAACTGACAATCTCCGATCTCAAGACCGAACGCGACGTGCGCTTGATGGTAAAAGCGATTATTGACCTCGGCTGCTGCCAGATCGACAACATCGTGCCGATCTTTCGACGCGAATCGACGAGTCTCCTCGGGCTGGCGGCACGAAAGCTGTTGTCGTAAAAACCCTCGATCGAAACAGATGGAATTCGCACGCGCGGGCAAACCGACATAAGCATGAACTTAATCGACCCACAATACACAAACTATTCTGGAGGAACCATGAAAACACTCACCACCATCACGGCGTTCCTGGTGCTGCTGACCACAGCGGTCATCTTTGCGCAGGACGCGGCCACCGCCCCCGTCGCCGCTAAGGTGCAGATCGATGACACCGGCTTCGACTTCGGTTACATTCCCGCAGGCGCCGTGGTCTCCCACGCCTACACCCTGCACAGCCGCGGTGCCGACTCGCTCAAGATTCTCAGCGTGCGGCCCGGCTGCGGCTGCACCAAGGCGCCCCTGAAGAAGGAAGTAGTGGCTGCCGGCGACAGCACCAGCGTCGAATTGGTCTACACCTCCAATAGGGCAGCCAGCGGCAATTTCGCCAAGAGCGCGACCGTGACCACC is a window of Candidatus Zixiibacteriota bacterium DNA encoding:
- a CDS encoding RNA polymerase sigma factor — protein: MQVNDYASRFWELLECEHQRARAYCLRLVGNTDDGDDVYQDAIMKAYRGFAALRDTAVFRPWLYRIINNTYRDRFASPWWRRVLAGVYDLESAAGGEDPSHQYDARRRVAYALDALSAEERILVTLAELEGWKISELAGLLTTNEAVVKMRLSRARGKMRERLLKLGRKRGVTLMNGEIEQLCCATKPEKD